One Streptosporangium sp. NBC_01495 DNA window includes the following coding sequences:
- a CDS encoding ABC transporter ATP-binding protein — MPDQVAPVLEVRDLDVTFGSGPGAVRAVRGMGYAVRPGEVLGVVGESGSGKSVTSLAVMGLLPAHARVTGSVRLLGREILGAPEKTLTAFRGKTVSMVFQDPLSALTPVYRVGDQVAEAIRVHQRVSAAQAARRAVELLDLVGIPNAAQRARAFPHEFSGGMRQRAVIAMAIANDPDVILCDEPTTALDVTIQAQVLEVLKTAQRETGAAIVIITHDLGVVAGFVDRVLVMYAGRPVEVGSVDEVYYRSRMPYTMGLLGSVPRLDRGREQPLVPIGGNPPSPAALPPGCPFEPRCPIAVPACAEAEPEPEPVGSPGHLAACIRSGEIEAAGWSPAQVYGVRGPAGGAAGPAPRPAGPADSADSTGLVAPAAEEPPRPRAGRDVVLAVEDLVKHYPLVKGTLLRRRVGTVRAVDGVSLDVREGETLGLVGESGCGKTTTLMEILELAAPQHGRITVLGHDTSRMSSRDRMAVRRDMQIVFQDPLASLDPRMTVYDILAEPLRAHGARNPGPRIGELLDLVGLEPGHAARYPQDFSGGQRQRVGIARALALEPRLVVLDEPVSALDVSIQAGVLNLLEELRTRLGLSYLLVAHDLAVVRHIADRVAVMYLGRIAEIGRVGGVYDTPMHPYTRALLSAVPLPDPVLERSRRRVLLEGDLPSPADPPSGCRFRTRCPLFKALDESARRRCVDEEPQVRWLGDDHGVSCHFAERIDAV, encoded by the coding sequence GTGCCGGACCAGGTCGCCCCCGTGCTCGAGGTGCGCGACCTCGACGTCACCTTCGGCTCGGGCCCCGGCGCGGTGCGCGCGGTCAGGGGCATGGGCTACGCGGTCCGTCCCGGCGAGGTGCTCGGCGTGGTCGGGGAGTCCGGCTCCGGCAAGTCGGTCACCTCGCTGGCCGTGATGGGCCTGCTCCCGGCGCACGCCCGCGTCACCGGCTCGGTGCGGCTGCTCGGGCGGGAGATCCTGGGCGCTCCGGAGAAGACGCTCACCGCGTTCCGCGGCAAGACCGTCTCGATGGTCTTCCAGGACCCGCTCTCCGCGCTCACCCCCGTCTACCGGGTCGGTGACCAGGTCGCCGAGGCGATCCGCGTCCACCAGCGGGTGAGTGCCGCCCAGGCCGCCAGGCGCGCCGTCGAGCTGCTCGACCTGGTCGGCATCCCCAACGCCGCGCAGCGGGCCAGGGCGTTCCCGCACGAGTTCTCCGGCGGCATGCGCCAGCGCGCGGTGATCGCGATGGCGATCGCCAACGACCCCGACGTGATCCTCTGCGACGAGCCGACCACCGCGCTCGACGTGACCATCCAGGCGCAGGTGCTGGAGGTGCTGAAGACGGCGCAGCGCGAGACCGGCGCGGCGATCGTCATCATCACCCACGACCTGGGGGTGGTGGCCGGGTTCGTCGACCGGGTCCTCGTCATGTACGCCGGACGCCCCGTCGAGGTCGGCTCGGTGGACGAGGTCTACTACCGCAGCCGCATGCCGTACACCATGGGCCTGCTCGGCTCGGTCCCGCGCCTCGACCGCGGCCGGGAGCAGCCGCTGGTGCCGATCGGGGGAAACCCGCCGTCACCGGCGGCGCTGCCGCCGGGCTGCCCGTTCGAGCCGCGCTGCCCGATCGCCGTACCGGCGTGCGCCGAGGCCGAGCCGGAGCCGGAGCCGGTGGGCTCGCCCGGCCACCTCGCGGCGTGCATACGCTCCGGCGAGATCGAGGCGGCCGGCTGGTCACCCGCCCAGGTCTACGGCGTGCGCGGCCCCGCCGGGGGCGCGGCCGGTCCCGCCCCGCGCCCGGCAGGCCCCGCCGACTCCGCCGATTCCACCGGCCTCGTCGCCCCCGCCGCCGAGGAGCCGCCGCGCCCGCGCGCCGGGCGCGACGTGGTCCTGGCGGTCGAGGACCTGGTCAAGCACTACCCCCTGGTCAAGGGGACGCTCCTGCGGCGGCGGGTCGGCACGGTCCGCGCGGTGGACGGCGTCAGTCTCGACGTCCGCGAGGGCGAGACGCTCGGCCTGGTCGGCGAGTCGGGCTGCGGCAAGACGACCACCCTGATGGAGATCCTCGAACTGGCCGCACCGCAGCACGGCAGGATCACGGTGCTGGGCCACGACACCTCGCGGATGAGCTCCCGCGACCGGATGGCCGTGCGGCGCGACATGCAGATCGTCTTCCAGGACCCGCTGGCCTCGCTCGACCCGAGGATGACCGTCTACGACATCCTCGCCGAGCCGTTGCGCGCGCACGGCGCCCGGAATCCGGGGCCGAGGATCGGCGAGCTGCTCGACCTGGTCGGCCTGGAACCCGGCCACGCCGCCCGCTACCCGCAGGACTTCTCCGGTGGCCAGCGCCAGCGCGTCGGCATCGCCCGCGCCCTCGCGCTGGAGCCCCGGCTGGTCGTGCTGGACGAGCCGGTCTCGGCGCTCGACGTGTCCATCCAGGCGGGGGTGCTCAACCTGCTGGAGGAGCTGAGGACCCGCCTGGGCCTGTCGTACCTGCTCGTGGCGCACGACCTGGCCGTGGTCCGGCACATCGCCGACCGGGTCGCGGTCATGTATCTGGGAAGGATCGCCGAGATCGGCCGGGTCGGCGGGGTCTATGACACCCCGATGCACCCCTACACGCGGGCCCTGCTGTCGGCGGTCCCGCTGCCGGACCCGGTGCTGGAACGCTCCAGGAGGCGGGTCCTGCTGGAGGGAGACCTGCCCAGCCCGGCCGATCCTCCCTCGGGGTGCCGCTTCCGCACCCGCTGCCCCCTGTTCAAGGCCCTCGACGAGAGCGCGAGGCGACGCTGCGTCGACGAGGAGCCCCAGGTGCGATGGCTCGGGGACGACCACGGCGTCTCGTGCCACTTCGCCGAGAGGATCGACGCCGTATGA
- a CDS encoding ABC transporter family substrate-binding protein, with translation MISIRRVGALAAALAMAVAPGLAGCGGGGGGKPGGPAPVVKAYDVNPVARDRIADGGVLRWGINEYPSNWNLNHIDGNLATVKRVMDALLPSPFRSDAKGKISPNTDYLSEGRVTAHEPRQVVTLTLNPRARWSDGTPITWEDYRAQWQALNGRDADYRVASTTGYQNIEKVARGRDDHQVVVTFAKPFGDWQSLFAPLYPRSANATAEAFNTAWLNRVPVTAGPFEFVAFDPTAKTVTIARDDRWWGDRAKLDRIIYRSLESDALVGAFSNGELDTFDIGPSAPDYARAKSTPDAIVRQAAGPDFRHITMNGESAVLFDPKVRRAIAMGINRQAIAQSDLQGLDWPIVLLNNHFFMNTQEGYRDNAGEIGTYDPGRAGRELDAAGWKLEGRTRRKGGKELNLRFVLPSGLQLGKSEAELVQDMLGQIGVGVTLQSVPTDDYFTKYIIPGNYDITAFAYVGTPFPVSSSYGQYADAVRRSDGTRQWNANLGRIGSPQIDAAMNKATADLDDARAIADTNAADKLIWQAVNVVTLYQRPQNVAVKSNLANFGARGFYDLRYQDIGFVR, from the coding sequence GTGATATCAATCCGGCGCGTGGGCGCGCTCGCCGCCGCGCTGGCCATGGCCGTCGCACCGGGTCTCGCCGGATGCGGGGGAGGGGGAGGCGGGAAGCCGGGCGGGCCAGCCCCGGTGGTCAAGGCCTACGACGTCAACCCGGTCGCCCGAGACCGGATCGCGGACGGGGGCGTGCTCCGCTGGGGGATCAACGAGTATCCGTCCAACTGGAACCTCAACCACATCGACGGCAACCTGGCGACGGTCAAGAGGGTCATGGACGCCCTCCTGCCCTCCCCCTTCCGCTCCGACGCCAAGGGGAAGATCTCCCCGAACACCGACTACCTGTCCGAGGGCAGGGTCACCGCGCACGAGCCCAGGCAGGTCGTCACGCTGACCCTCAACCCGCGCGCCAGGTGGTCCGACGGCACCCCGATCACCTGGGAGGACTACCGCGCCCAATGGCAGGCGTTGAACGGCCGCGACGCCGACTACCGGGTGGCGAGCACCACCGGCTACCAGAACATCGAGAAGGTCGCCAGGGGCCGGGACGACCACCAGGTCGTGGTGACCTTCGCCAAGCCCTTCGGCGACTGGCAGTCGCTGTTCGCGCCGCTGTACCCCCGGAGCGCCAACGCCACCGCCGAGGCGTTCAACACCGCCTGGCTGAACCGCGTCCCGGTGACCGCGGGCCCGTTCGAGTTCGTCGCGTTCGACCCGACCGCCAAGACCGTCACCATCGCGCGGGACGACCGCTGGTGGGGAGACAGGGCCAAGCTGGACCGGATCATCTACCGTTCCCTGGAGAGCGACGCGCTGGTCGGCGCCTTCAGCAACGGCGAGCTCGACACCTTCGACATCGGCCCGTCCGCGCCCGACTACGCGCGGGCCAAGAGCACCCCGGACGCGATCGTGCGGCAGGCGGCCGGACCCGACTTCCGGCACATCACGATGAACGGCGAGAGCGCGGTCCTGTTCGACCCGAAGGTCCGCAGGGCCATCGCGATGGGCATCAACCGCCAGGCCATCGCCCAGTCGGACCTCCAGGGCCTCGACTGGCCGATCGTGCTGCTCAACAACCACTTCTTCATGAACACCCAGGAGGGTTACCGGGACAACGCCGGTGAGATCGGCACGTACGACCCCGGCAGGGCGGGGAGGGAGCTGGACGCCGCGGGCTGGAAACTGGAGGGCCGGACCCGCAGGAAGGGGGGAAAGGAGCTGAACCTGCGCTTCGTCCTGCCATCTGGCCTGCAGCTCGGCAAATCCGAGGCCGAGCTCGTCCAGGACATGCTCGGCCAGATCGGTGTCGGGGTCACCCTGCAGTCGGTGCCCACGGACGACTACTTCACCAAATACATAATTCCCGGCAATTACGACATCACTGCGTTCGCGTACGTGGGCACGCCCTTTCCCGTCTCCAGCTCCTACGGCCAGTACGCCGACGCCGTCAGGCGCTCCGACGGCACCAGGCAGTGGAACGCCAACCTCGGCCGCATCGGCTCCCCGCAGATCGACGCCGCCATGAACAAGGCGACCGCCGACCTCGACGACGCCAGGGCCATCGCCGACACCAACGCCGCGGACAAGCTCATCTGGCAGGCGGTCAACGTGGTGACGCTCTACCAGCGACCGCAGAACGTCGCGGTCAAGAGCAACCTCGCCAACTTCGGCGCCCGGGGCTTCTACGACCTGAGATACCAGGACATCGGCTTCGTCCGTTGA
- a CDS encoding winged helix DNA-binding domain-containing protein: protein MTISVTWPQVLAWRLKRQFVDPADGPDAVSVVRRLTGVQAQVASSAALAVAVRSARPDPGEIDRALWRDRSLVKTWTARGTLHLVPADELASYAAVLGSLRNWEKGSWQRGQGVTAAEVAAILDAVPKALAGRVLTREELVDRVIEVTGDAHLREALTSGWGALLKPLSFLGELCYGPPREGRVTFVSPRDQVPGWPDALPSAEEGGVRLLRSFLGAHGPGAPETFDGWLYRGGTRKATLRGWFRDLTPELAEIEVDGRPMVMLAEHLDDLAAARPATGVHLLPGFDQYILAAPRDLEPLLPAEAKAKVSRAAGWISPVVIHEGRVAGVWEARDRKITVDLLEEVPAAALAAEIERVSALLR from the coding sequence ATGACTATCTCGGTGACCTGGCCCCAGGTGCTCGCCTGGCGGCTGAAGCGGCAGTTCGTCGACCCGGCCGACGGGCCCGACGCGGTGTCCGTCGTGCGGAGGCTCACCGGGGTGCAGGCGCAGGTGGCCTCCTCCGCCGCCCTGGCGGTGGCCGTGCGGAGCGCGCGGCCGGATCCCGGTGAGATCGACCGTGCCCTGTGGCGAGATCGCAGCCTGGTCAAGACCTGGACGGCACGCGGCACCCTGCACCTCGTCCCCGCCGACGAGCTGGCCTCCTACGCCGCCGTCCTCGGCTCGTTGCGCAACTGGGAGAAGGGCTCCTGGCAGCGCGGCCAAGGTGTCACCGCCGCCGAGGTCGCCGCCATCCTCGACGCCGTGCCCAAGGCGCTCGCGGGCCGCGTCCTCACCCGCGAGGAGCTGGTCGACAGGGTCATCGAGGTCACCGGCGACGCCCACCTGAGGGAGGCGCTCACCTCCGGCTGGGGCGCCCTGCTCAAGCCGCTGAGCTTCCTCGGCGAGCTCTGCTACGGCCCGCCGCGCGAGGGCCGGGTGACCTTCGTCAGCCCCCGCGACCAGGTGCCCGGCTGGCCCGACGCGCTTCCCTCGGCGGAGGAGGGCGGGGTGCGCCTGCTCCGCTCCTTCCTCGGCGCCCACGGCCCCGGCGCCCCCGAGACGTTCGACGGCTGGCTCTACCGAGGGGGCACCCGCAAGGCGACGCTGCGCGGCTGGTTCCGCGACCTCACCCCTGAGCTGGCCGAGATCGAGGTGGACGGCCGGCCGATGGTCATGCTCGCCGAGCACCTCGACGACCTGGCCGCGGCCCGGCCCGCCACCGGGGTCCACCTCCTGCCCGGCTTCGACCAGTACATCCTGGCCGCCCCGCGCGACCTGGAGCCCCTCCTGCCCGCCGAGGCGAAGGCGAAGGTCAGCCGGGCCGCCGGCTGGATCTCCCCGGTCGTCATCCACGAGGGCAGGGTGGCCGGGGTCTGGGAGGCGAGGGACAGGAAGATCACTGTCGACCTCCTTGAGGAGGTCCCCGCCGCCGCCCTCGCCGCCGAGATCGAGCGGGTGTCCGCGCTCCTGCGCTGA
- a CDS encoding biotin-dependent carboxyltransferase family protein has product MIEVIAPGPYATVQDLGRPGYAHLGVPRSGAADEPSLRLANRLVGNPENAAGIELTFGGARLRFTAGAWVAVTGATCLLDVVRPREAAPGGTAPTAPGGASVSGMSMSGVPASTGGASTGQAPPGGASVGGAPPGAASPGGASPGGVIRRMTVSQGMCAPFWVPAGGELRLGTPGTGLRTYVAVRGGVDVPATMGSRSADSLSGLGPPPLRAGTVLPVGPTGDLPPITVDAAPPPESGAGVLRFLPGPRDDWFVPGALATLCAGPYEVSQDSNRVGVRMRGACLERARDGELPSEGMVAGAVQVPPSGQPIVFLADHPPTGGYPVIAVLTSASLAGAAQLRPGDRIRFRRD; this is encoded by the coding sequence ATGATCGAGGTGATCGCGCCGGGGCCGTACGCCACCGTGCAGGATCTCGGCCGGCCGGGGTACGCCCACCTCGGGGTGCCCCGCTCGGGCGCGGCGGACGAGCCGAGCCTGCGGCTGGCCAACCGCCTGGTCGGCAACCCGGAGAACGCCGCGGGGATCGAGCTGACCTTCGGCGGCGCCCGGCTGCGCTTCACCGCCGGCGCCTGGGTCGCCGTCACCGGCGCCACCTGCCTCCTGGACGTCGTACGGCCGCGCGAGGCGGCCCCTGGCGGGACGGCCCCGACCGCTCCGGGTGGGGCATCCGTGAGCGGGATGTCCATGAGCGGGGTGCCGGCGTCCACGGGCGGGGCGTCCACGGGCCAGGCCCCGCCGGGCGGGGCGTCCGTGGGCGGGGCCCCTCCGGGCGCTGCTTCTCCGGGTGGCGCCTCTCCGGGTGGGGTGATCCGGCGCATGACGGTCTCGCAGGGGATGTGCGCGCCCTTCTGGGTCCCCGCGGGCGGCGAGTTGCGCCTGGGGACGCCCGGGACCGGCCTGCGTACCTACGTCGCCGTCCGGGGCGGTGTCGACGTGCCCGCCACGATGGGGAGCCGGTCGGCCGACTCGCTGTCCGGGCTCGGGCCTCCCCCGCTGCGCGCCGGGACGGTCCTGCCCGTGGGACCGACCGGGGACCTGCCGCCGATCACCGTGGACGCGGCGCCCCCGCCGGAGTCCGGGGCGGGCGTCCTGCGGTTCCTGCCGGGTCCCCGGGACGACTGGTTCGTTCCCGGAGCCCTGGCCACCCTGTGCGCGGGGCCGTACGAGGTCAGCCAGGACAGCAACCGGGTGGGCGTGCGGATGCGCGGCGCCTGCCTGGAGCGGGCCAGGGACGGGGAACTGCCCAGCGAGGGCATGGTGGCGGGGGCCGTCCAGGTGCCGCCCAGCGGCCAGCCGATCGTGTTTCTCGCCGACCACCCGCCGACCGGCGGCTACCCGGTCATCGCCGTCCTGACCTCGGCGAGCCTCGCCGGGGCCGCCCAGCTCCGCCCCGGCGACCGGATACGCTTCCGCCGCGACTGA
- a CDS encoding 5-oxoprolinase subunit B family protein: protein MSIRRAGEHALLVETGSLEVSHRLDALLRADRPCGVVEIVPGPVTVLVTAPGTDPARLRDELSRLLDTASAADAAVAAPAPEVTLPVVYDGADLDDVAALSGLSPGEVVERHTGRELVVGWLGFAPGFAYLTGLDPALHVPRLDTPRTSVPAGAVAVAGPYSAVYPSASPGGWRLLGRSATAVWDVAADPPALLTPGTRVRFLAVGEP, encoded by the coding sequence GTGAGCATCCGGCGGGCCGGGGAGCACGCGCTGCTGGTGGAGACCGGCTCGCTGGAGGTCTCCCACCGGCTGGACGCCCTGCTGCGGGCCGACCGGCCCTGCGGGGTGGTCGAGATCGTGCCCGGCCCCGTCACGGTCCTCGTCACCGCGCCGGGGACCGACCCGGCGCGTCTGCGGGACGAGCTCTCCCGCCTGCTGGACACGGCGTCCGCCGCGGACGCCGCGGTGGCAGCGCCCGCGCCGGAGGTGACCCTTCCCGTCGTGTACGACGGCGCCGACCTCGACGACGTCGCCGCGCTGAGCGGGCTCTCCCCGGGGGAGGTGGTCGAGCGGCACACCGGGCGGGAACTGGTGGTGGGCTGGCTGGGCTTCGCCCCCGGGTTCGCCTACCTCACGGGGCTGGACCCGGCGCTGCACGTCCCCCGGCTGGACACCCCGCGGACCTCGGTGCCCGCCGGGGCGGTGGCGGTCGCCGGCCCCTACTCTGCGGTCTATCCCTCGGCCTCCCCCGGCGGCTGGCGGCTGCTCGGCCGCTCCGCGACGGCGGTGTGGGACGTGGCCGCCGACCCGCCCGCCCTGCTCACCCCGGGGACGCGGGTGCGGTTCCTGGCGGTCGGCGAGCCATGA
- a CDS encoding LamB/YcsF family protein: protein MVIDLNADLGEGFGIWRLGDDEALLDVVTSANVACGFHAGDPLIIRRTCAAAVDRGVVIGAQVSYRDLAGFGRREMDVDPEELCAEVLYQLGAVDGIARAMGGRVSYVKPHGALYNRICRDPEQAGAVVAAVADYDRDLPLLTLPGSVVHEIAAGEGVTTVVEAFADRAYTGSGTLVSRRSPGAVLHDPGTVAHRAVRMATERVVGAVDGSLVPVEARSICVHGDTPGAVLMARAVRDGLVDAGVTLRSFA, encoded by the coding sequence ATGGTGATCGATCTCAACGCCGATCTGGGCGAAGGCTTCGGGATCTGGCGGCTGGGCGACGACGAGGCCCTCCTCGATGTCGTGACCAGCGCCAACGTCGCCTGCGGATTCCACGCGGGCGACCCGTTGATCATTCGCCGCACGTGCGCGGCGGCGGTCGACCGGGGAGTGGTGATCGGCGCCCAGGTGTCCTACCGGGACCTGGCCGGGTTCGGCCGCCGCGAGATGGACGTCGACCCCGAGGAGCTCTGCGCCGAGGTTCTCTACCAGCTGGGGGCGGTGGACGGCATCGCCAGGGCGATGGGCGGCCGGGTCTCCTACGTCAAGCCGCACGGCGCGCTGTACAACCGGATCTGCCGCGACCCCGAGCAGGCCGGGGCCGTCGTGGCGGCGGTCGCCGACTACGACCGGGACCTGCCGCTGCTGACCCTGCCCGGTTCCGTCGTCCACGAGATCGCCGCCGGGGAGGGGGTCACCACCGTCGTCGAGGCCTTCGCCGACCGCGCGTACACCGGCTCGGGAACGCTGGTCTCCCGCCGTTCCCCCGGCGCGGTGCTGCACGACCCCGGCACGGTCGCGCACCGGGCCGTGCGGATGGCCACCGAGCGGGTGGTCGGGGCGGTGGACGGCTCGCTGGTCCCCGTCGAGGCGCGCTCGATCTGCGTGCACGGCGACACCCCCGGCGCCGTGCTGATGGCCCGTGCCGTCCGCGACGGCCTGGTGGACGCCGGAGTGACGCTGAGGTCCTTCGCGTGA
- a CDS encoding SpoIIE family protein phosphatase, with protein sequence MSAETSVPRPRESGVDISDSGLLQGLLSQSPFAFAFFDPGGRFERVDEVFADVVGLPAERLVGRAPGELLSADLTALIEGSVRGIVAGAEVEGDQRIRVRTAEGETHHWSLTFSPIHDDKGTLRAICLVGVDITDSRQVEEDLRRSEERYRSLVEAQSQLVWITAPNGAVEEDAPQWRAITGQGLEEYLTHGWLEAVHPDDRPHTEEAWREALRGRIMFEWSYRVRTRASGYRHFEVRAVPIIRHNRVVEWVGANTDVTPQREAEEMRGRLTDQLGAAALRTARLQGATAMLAEALTVEQVVQVIIDVGRTALAADRSAVALLDVDRAALKLVNSGGIPDVPGAPGEEIPLSHSSVMTMAVNSRRPVFAESPESLKSQLVDAGGDNETITGFIAHSDERAWVGLPLLAAGRALGALRFSFTRPQKISQEDGVFLEALAGQCALAVERATLFEREHRTAETLQRSLLPDRLPVVRGLVLAQRFRSGSRHVQVGGDWYDAFVLQDGRVAAVVGDVMGKGVKAAAGMGRIRNAMRALALTNPPPAAVLTGLDRVFEATEEEEQVTTLAYMVVEPGTGEGTLALAGHPPPLLVSPQGVPLLCDGEPGTPLGWPTSRRQFRFCVPPGHTAVLYSDGLVENRKRGLDAGLADLCSVVTEAPAEVVGSPHMLLDFLVDRMLSGYEQDDDVTVLAIHVPLATKSD encoded by the coding sequence ATGAGCGCCGAAACCTCCGTGCCCCGTCCCCGGGAGTCGGGTGTGGACATCTCAGACTCCGGCCTGTTGCAGGGCCTGCTGTCACAGTCGCCGTTCGCCTTCGCGTTCTTCGACCCCGGTGGCCGCTTCGAGCGCGTCGACGAGGTCTTCGCCGACGTGGTCGGCCTGCCCGCCGAGCGCCTGGTCGGCCGCGCCCCCGGCGAGCTGCTCTCCGCCGACCTGACCGCACTGATCGAGGGTTCGGTCCGCGGCATCGTGGCGGGGGCCGAGGTGGAGGGCGACCAGCGGATCCGCGTGCGCACCGCCGAGGGCGAGACCCACCACTGGTCGCTGACCTTCTCCCCGATCCACGACGACAAGGGCACGCTCCGCGCGATCTGCCTGGTCGGCGTCGACATCACCGACAGCAGGCAGGTCGAGGAGGACCTCAGGCGCAGCGAGGAGCGCTACCGCTCGCTGGTCGAGGCCCAGTCCCAGCTCGTGTGGATCACCGCGCCCAACGGCGCCGTGGAGGAGGACGCGCCGCAGTGGCGGGCCATCACCGGCCAGGGGCTTGAGGAATACCTCACCCACGGCTGGCTGGAGGCCGTCCACCCCGACGACCGCCCGCACACCGAGGAGGCGTGGCGCGAGGCGCTGCGCGGCCGGATCATGTTCGAGTGGAGCTACCGGGTCCGCACCCGGGCCAGCGGCTACCGGCACTTCGAGGTGCGCGCCGTCCCGATCATCCGGCACAACCGGGTCGTCGAGTGGGTGGGCGCCAACACCGACGTCACCCCGCAGCGCGAGGCCGAGGAGATGCGCGGCCGGCTGACCGACCAGCTCGGCGCCGCCGCCCTGCGGACCGCGCGCCTGCAGGGCGCCACGGCGATGCTCGCCGAGGCGCTCACCGTCGAGCAGGTGGTCCAGGTCATCATCGACGTGGGCCGTACGGCGCTGGCGGCCGACCGCTCGGCCGTGGCGCTGCTCGACGTCGACCGGGCCGCGCTGAAGCTGGTCAACAGCGGAGGCATCCCCGACGTCCCCGGCGCGCCCGGCGAGGAGATCCCGCTGTCGCACTCCAGCGTGATGACCATGGCGGTCAACAGCCGGCGTCCGGTCTTCGCCGAGTCGCCGGAGAGCCTGAAGTCCCAGCTGGTCGACGCGGGCGGCGACAACGAGACGATCACCGGATTCATCGCCCACAGCGACGAGCGGGCCTGGGTGGGCCTGCCGCTGCTGGCCGCGGGGCGCGCGCTCGGCGCGCTGAGGTTCTCCTTCACCCGCCCGCAGAAGATCTCCCAGGAGGACGGGGTGTTCCTGGAGGCGCTCGCGGGACAGTGCGCCCTCGCCGTGGAGCGGGCCACCCTGTTCGAGCGCGAGCACCGCACGGCCGAGACGCTCCAGCGCAGCCTGCTGCCCGACCGCCTGCCGGTGGTCCGGGGCCTGGTCCTCGCCCAGCGGTTCCGCTCGGGAAGCCGCCACGTGCAGGTCGGCGGCGACTGGTACGACGCGTTCGTGCTCCAGGACGGCCGGGTCGCGGCGGTGGTCGGCGACGTCATGGGCAAGGGCGTCAAGGCCGCGGCCGGGATGGGCCGCATCCGCAACGCCATGCGGGCCCTGGCGCTGACCAACCCGCCGCCCGCGGCGGTGCTCACCGGCCTCGACAGGGTCTTCGAGGCCACCGAGGAGGAGGAGCAGGTCACGACCCTCGCCTACATGGTCGTCGAGCCGGGCACCGGGGAGGGCACGCTGGCGCTCGCCGGTCACCCGCCGCCGCTGCTGGTCTCCCCGCAGGGCGTGCCGCTGCTGTGCGACGGCGAGCCGGGCACCCCGCTGGGCTGGCCCACGAGCCGACGGCAGTTCAGGTTCTGCGTGCCGCCGGGCCACACCGCTGTCCTGTATTCGGATGGTCTGGTCGAGAACCGCAAGCGTGGCCTCGATGCCGGGCTTGCTGATCTTTGCTCTGTTGTGACCGAAGCGCCGGCCGAAGTGGTGGGAAGCCCCCACATGTTGCTAGATTTTCTTGTCGATCGCATGCTGTCTGGATATGAGCAGGATGACGATGTCACGGTGCTCGCGATCCACGTTCCCCTCGCCACGAAGAGTGACTGA